The stretch of DNA CAGCGCCTGCGCGATGGCCGCGTCGAAGCCGGAGATCTTCTTCGTCTTGGAGTCCTCCCAGGAGAATACCTCGGAGGTCTTGGTCCCACCGGTGACGAGCTTGCCCGCCTTCTTGACGGCGGCGGCCCAGCTGGAGGCTGCTACGACGTCGTCGGCGGCCACCGGCCCGGAGTTGATGGCCTTGTCGTACATGGCGTCGGAGGCCGACGCCGAGGCCACGGCCTTGCCGTCTGCGCCCGTGTCGGCGCAGGCCGCCAGCACGCCGGCCAGGGAGACGGCACCGGTGGTGACCAGAAGGCTGCGACGGGAGAAGGTGGTCATGGTGTTCCTTTCGTTCGGACGGGGACGGAACCGTCCCAGGCTCAGGGCCTGCTGTGGCGGTCGCACCCGGGAGAAGGTGCGGTTCGGTGCTCAGTGGCTGAGCACCTTGGACAGGAAGTCGCGGGCGCGCTCGGTGCGCGGTGAGGAGAAGAACTCGGCGGGGTTGCCGGACTCGACGATCTGGCCGCCATCCATGAAGACGACGCGGTCGGCGGCGGAGCGGGCGAAGCCCATTTCGTGGGTGACGACGAGCATGGTCATCCCGGAGCTCGCCAGATCCTTGATGACGTCGAGAACCTCGTTGATCATCTCCGGGTCCAGGGCGCTGGTGGGCTCGTCGAAGAGCATGACCTTGGGATCCATGGCCAGGGCGCGGGCGATGGCGACCCGCTGCTGCTGTCCTCCGGAGAGCTGCGAGGGTCGCTTGCCGGCCTGATCCTCCAGCCCGACGCGGGCCAGCAGCTCACGGGCGCGGGCCTCGGCCCGCTCTCGAGGGATGCCGCGCACCTTGACGGGTGCCAGGGTGATGTTGTCCAGCACGGTTCGGTGCGGGAAGAGGTTGAAGGACTGGAAGACCATCCCCACCTCGGCGCGCAGCTGCGCAAGCGCCTTGCCCTCCTGGGGCAGCGGGATACCGTCGATCTCGATCTCGCCCTCCTGGATCGGTTCCAGGCGGTTGACGGTGCGGCACAGGGTCGACTTGCCCGAGCCGGAGGCTCCGATGACGGCCACCACCTCGCCGCGGTGGATGGTGAGCGAGACGTCGTCGAGCGCCTTGAAACGTCCGTAGTACTTGGTGACGTGACTGACACGCACCAGGACATCGTCCTCGACGTCGCGCTGGGGGCCTGCCGCGTGGTCTTCGGCTGCCTGATCAGGAGAGGGTGCGGATGCGGTCACGAGTACCTCGTCTCAACGTGGATATGGGAGCGATATCTGTCTCATCGACAGCAACACATCCACATGCGCACCGCATTCCTCCTCGCTCGTGACGGCTCGGCTCTTGAGAAGACCTGCCCAAGAGTCCCTGCTCACCTCGAGACGCCGGATCGCTCACGGACAGGATCGCTCGCGGGTCACAGGTTGCCGTAGTTCCGGCCTTTCGTCAGGGAGACTAGCACCGCCTGTGACCGAAAGGTCAACTGAGTCTCAGAAAAACGTCCCTGTGGGATCATGGTCACACGCCGTACAGAGTGCCTAACTGCGCAAGTCGACCGTCCGGTCGTAGTCTCATCCGCATGAGCCCCGCGAATACAGCCGATCCGCGCCGCCGACTCCAGCCAGAGCAGCGCCGGGAGGAGCTAGTGAGAGTCGGTGTCCAGCTGTTCGCGGAAGGAACCCTCGACCGCACTCACGTCAACGAGATCATCAAGCGGGCCGGCGTATCGCGAACGCTCTTCTATCACTACTTCCCCTCCAAGACCGCTTTCGCCCGAGCCATCGTGGAGCACGAGATCCTTCACCTTCACGGTCTGGTGGAGCAGCAGATCGAGCCGACACTGAAAGGGGCGATCTCCACCTTTGCAGGCTATGTGAGGGCCCGGCCCGACAGCTTCCGGGCCCTGCACACAGGAGGCCTTGACCAGGACCCGGAGATCGCGGCCGCACTGGCCACGAGCTTCGAGCGCTACGAGCGCCTCGTCCTCATGTTCTTGGGAGTCGCGGAGCCCGATGAGCGCGCTATGTTCGCGGCCGAGGTGTGGATCAGCACAATGATCGCCCTGTGCCTGGCCTGGCTGGATCATCCCGAGATCAGCCAGGAGACCATCACGAACATGTCCGCCCAGGCACTGGAGAGCCTGGTGTCCCAGGCGCAGCAGGGCAGTGAGGAGATGCCGCCTCAGGACCCGGCGTCAGTCCCCTCTCTCGGTCACGTCATCGCCCAGGAAGCGAGCAATGCGATCAGTCGGGCGGCCGCTGAGGACGACTGCTGAGAGCCGGCCGGGGCCGGCTCTCAGCCCAGCTCGCCCATTCCTATCCACCTTATCCACCTCGCGTATATTTTTTCTGGCATTCCAACCTCAACGTAAGAATGGCATTCGTGTAAGATTAAACGTGGTAACCTCTCCTCCAGTTGCACACGGTGTGCAATAAGAGGATTGTCGAGGACTACCCCACACACAGGGCCGCCTCGCTCCTAGAAGGGGAGTTGATCATGCCTGAAGGCGCCACTGGACGCGCGGTGGCCGTGCGCAAAAATACGTCCCGAGTTCTCTTCGCGCCGGAGACGTTCAACTTTGCCGAGGTGACTCGCGCCATTGAGGTGGCCCGGCGCATGCCCTCGGACGTGGAGTGCGTGTTTGCGGGCTTCTCGCGGCGCAACTCGGAGTACATCAAGGCCGCGGGCTTCGAGTTCCGTCTCCTGACACCGTACCTGAGCGACGAGGAGGGCCGGCAGGCGCTGGCCTTTGACCAGGGACGCAGCCTGAGCCACCCCTTCACGGCCCAGATGCTCGCCCAGCGGGTCACGAGCGAACGGGTGCTGCTGCGCTGCCTACGCCCGGACGCCGTCGTCATCGGAGTAACTCCCAGCCAGTTTATTTCGGCGCGGGCTGAGTGCGTGCCACTGGTTTTCGTACGGCCCTTCGCCTACTCGTTGGCGCACCTGGAGGCTGCGCGCAAGGTGGGCGCCACCGGCTTCCTGCCGCGCACGACCCCTGAGGAGTGCCTGGTCGACGACGCGGCCGCCCACCTGCTCCACATTGCCGGAACCCGGGCGCCTCTGTCGCGCGCCTTCCACCAGGTGGCCGAAGCCAAC from Actinomyces sp. Marseille-P3109 encodes:
- a CDS encoding amino acid ABC transporter ATP-binding protein, with the translated sequence MTASAPSPDQAAEDHAAGPQRDVEDDVLVRVSHVTKYYGRFKALDDVSLTIHRGEVVAVIGASGSGKSTLCRTVNRLEPIQEGEIEIDGIPLPQEGKALAQLRAEVGMVFQSFNLFPHRTVLDNITLAPVKVRGIPRERAEARARELLARVGLEDQAGKRPSQLSGGQQQRVAIARALAMDPKVMLFDEPTSALDPEMINEVLDVIKDLASSGMTMLVVTHEMGFARSAADRVVFMDGGQIVESGNPAEFFSSPRTERARDFLSKVLSH
- a CDS encoding TetR/AcrR family transcriptional regulator: MSPANTADPRRRLQPEQRREELVRVGVQLFAEGTLDRTHVNEIIKRAGVSRTLFYHYFPSKTAFARAIVEHEILHLHGLVEQQIEPTLKGAISTFAGYVRARPDSFRALHTGGLDQDPEIAAALATSFERYERLVLMFLGVAEPDERAMFAAEVWISTMIALCLAWLDHPEISQETITNMSAQALESLVSQAQQGSEEMPPQDPASVPSLGHVIAQEASNAISRAAAEDDC